One window of the Runella slithyformis DSM 19594 genome contains the following:
- a CDS encoding Lrp/AsnC family transcriptional regulator, protein MKLDQIDRKVLDILQANAKITNAQLSKEIGLSPAPTLERVKKLEQHGIIQSYHAQLDREKVGLGVTTFIQVSLTGHKKDVTDSFVRRVNEIPEIIECHHITGSGDFLLKVISKDIASYQKLLLECINEIEEVANTQTMVILSTFKESKVLPIPY, encoded by the coding sequence ATGAAATTAGACCAGATAGACCGCAAGGTCTTGGACATTTTGCAAGCTAACGCAAAAATTACCAATGCACAACTCTCGAAAGAAATCGGACTTTCGCCGGCTCCAACACTTGAGCGGGTAAAAAAACTCGAACAGCATGGTATTATTCAAAGTTATCATGCACAATTGGACCGCGAAAAAGTAGGGCTGGGCGTGACGACTTTTATCCAAGTTTCTTTGACAGGTCACAAAAAAGATGTTACCGATTCGTTTGTCAGAAGAGTGAACGAAATTCCTGAAATCATAGAATGTCACCATATCACAGGCTCCGGCGATTTTTTACTGAAAGTCATTTCAAAAGACATCGCCTCTTATCAGAAGTTACTGCTGGAATGTATCAATGAAATTGAAGAAGTGGCCAATACCCAAACGATGGTTATTCTTTCCACCTTTAAAGAAAGTAAGGTTTTACCCATTCCTTATTGA